In Cupriavidus taiwanensis, the following are encoded in one genomic region:
- the rsmB gene encoding 16S rRNA (cytosine(967)-C(5))-methyltransferase RsmB, which yields MRLPPDSLAFQMLGAATAVRAVSEGTALPQAIEDAAAQLRLDRVRDAATRGALQDIAYRTMRQFGTARALVTRLVTRPPGAQVDSLLAVALALLLEHAPGPRDRHDGADPARHDADANRPGYSTFTVVDQAVSAAASEPKTAHARGLVNAVLRRFLRERKALLAEVNRDEQARWNLPPWWLRMLREAYPDQWMALAASANVRPPMTVRVNTARVSVQQYQTDLANAGLAGHVVGPQAVRLVRAVPVTQLPGFAEGVVSVQDAGAQLAAPLLEVADGMRVLDACAAPGGKTGHLLELADIEVTAVESDAQRATRIGENLARLGKSAKIVIGDASRPADWWDGQPFDRILADVPCSASGIVRRHPDIRWLRRDTDIARLITEQRRIVSQLWPLLKPGGILVYVTCSIFPTEGEEQARWFGEQLADAIRLQAPGQLLPGTHATHAAGADGDKASPDNTGRTDGTSLPSDHDGFYYARFQKRA from the coding sequence ATGCGCCTGCCTCCCGATTCGCTTGCCTTCCAGATGCTTGGCGCCGCCACCGCGGTGCGCGCCGTCAGCGAAGGCACCGCCTTGCCCCAGGCGATCGAGGACGCCGCCGCGCAGCTGCGGCTGGACCGCGTGCGCGATGCCGCCACCCGCGGCGCGCTGCAGGACATCGCCTACCGCACCATGCGCCAGTTCGGCACCGCGCGTGCGCTGGTGACCAGGCTGGTGACGCGCCCGCCGGGTGCGCAGGTCGATTCGCTGCTGGCGGTGGCGCTGGCGCTGCTGCTGGAACATGCGCCGGGGCCGCGCGACCGCCATGACGGCGCCGACCCGGCGCGCCACGATGCCGACGCCAACCGCCCGGGCTACAGCACTTTCACGGTGGTCGACCAGGCCGTCAGCGCGGCCGCCTCCGAACCCAAGACTGCGCATGCGCGCGGGCTGGTCAACGCCGTGCTGCGGCGCTTCCTGCGCGAGCGCAAGGCGCTGCTGGCCGAGGTCAACCGCGACGAGCAGGCGCGCTGGAACCTGCCGCCGTGGTGGCTGCGCATGCTGCGCGAGGCCTACCCCGACCAGTGGATGGCGCTGGCCGCCAGCGCCAACGTGCGCCCGCCGATGACGGTGCGCGTCAACACCGCGCGCGTGTCGGTGCAGCAGTACCAGACCGACCTCGCCAACGCCGGCCTGGCCGGGCACGTGGTCGGTCCGCAGGCCGTGCGCCTGGTGCGCGCGGTGCCGGTGACGCAGCTGCCGGGCTTTGCCGAAGGCGTGGTCTCGGTGCAGGACGCCGGCGCGCAGCTGGCCGCGCCGCTGCTCGAGGTGGCCGATGGCATGCGCGTGCTCGATGCCTGCGCGGCGCCCGGCGGCAAGACCGGGCACCTGCTGGAGCTGGCCGATATCGAAGTGACCGCGGTCGAAAGCGACGCGCAGCGCGCCACCCGCATCGGCGAGAACCTGGCGCGCCTGGGCAAGTCGGCGAAGATCGTGATCGGCGATGCCAGCCGGCCCGCCGACTGGTGGGACGGCCAGCCCTTCGACCGCATCCTGGCCGACGTGCCGTGCTCGGCCTCGGGCATCGTGCGGCGCCACCCTGACATCCGCTGGCTGCGCCGCGACACCGATATCGCCAGGCTCATCACCGAGCAGCGCCGCATCGTCTCGCAGCTGTGGCCGCTGCTCAAGCCGGGCGGCATCCTGGTCTATGTCACCTGTTCTATTTTCCCAACGGAGGGCGAGGAGCAGGCGCGCTGGTTTGGTGAGCAACTGGCAGATGCGATACGATTGCAGGCGCCGGGACAGCTGCTGCCCGGCACCCATGCAACGCATGCCGCGGGCGCGGACGG
- the htpX gene encoding zinc metalloprotease HtpX — protein sequence MFNWVKTFMLMAAITALFIVIGGMIGGRSGMMMALLLALGMNFFSYWFSDKMVLRMYNAQEVDAGSAPQFYGMVQDLAQRAGLPMPRVYLINEDAPNAFATGRNPEHAAVAATTGILRVLSERELRGVMAHELAHVRHRDILTSTIAATMAGAISALANMAMFFGGRDENGNRTNPIASIAVAILAPLAASLIQMAISRAREFEADRGGAEISGDPQALASALDKIHRYAQGIPFQAAEEHPATAQMMIMNPLSGGGIANLFSTHPATDERIARLMQMAQTGTYPA from the coding sequence ATGTTCAACTGGGTCAAGACCTTCATGCTGATGGCGGCCATCACGGCGCTGTTCATCGTCATCGGCGGCATGATCGGCGGGCGCAGCGGCATGATGATGGCGCTACTGCTTGCGCTGGGCATGAACTTCTTCTCCTACTGGTTCTCCGACAAGATGGTCCTGCGCATGTACAACGCGCAGGAAGTCGATGCCGGCAGCGCGCCGCAGTTCTACGGCATGGTGCAGGACCTGGCGCAGCGCGCCGGCCTGCCGATGCCGCGCGTCTACCTGATCAATGAAGACGCCCCCAACGCCTTCGCCACCGGCCGCAACCCGGAGCACGCCGCGGTGGCGGCCACCACCGGCATCCTGCGGGTGCTGTCCGAGCGCGAGTTGCGCGGCGTGATGGCGCATGAGCTGGCGCACGTGCGCCACCGCGACATCCTGACCTCGACCATCGCCGCGACCATGGCCGGTGCGATCTCGGCGCTGGCCAATATGGCGATGTTCTTCGGCGGGCGCGACGAGAACGGCAACCGCACCAACCCCATCGCCAGCATCGCCGTGGCCATCCTGGCGCCGCTGGCGGCCTCGCTGATCCAGATGGCGATCTCGCGCGCGCGCGAATTCGAAGCCGACCGCGGCGGCGCCGAGATCAGCGGCGACCCGCAGGCGCTGGCCAGCGCGCTGGACAAGATCCACCGCTACGCGCAGGGCATCCCGTTCCAGGCAGCCGAGGAACACCCGGCGACGGCGCAGATGATGATCATGAACCCGCTGTCCGGCGGCGGCATCGCCAACCTGTTCTCGACCCATCCGGCCACCGACGAACGCATCGCGCGCCTGATGCAGATGGCACAGACCGGCACCTACCCGGCCTGA
- the fmt gene encoding methionyl-tRNA formyltransferase — MSQASPLRVAFAGTPEFARVALEAIHAAGFPLVAVLTQPDRPAGRGMQLQASPVKQFAVAHGLAPVLQPRSLRRQGKYPEDAAAAIETLAGIAPDVMVVAAYGLILPAEVLTLPRLGCLNIHGSLLPRWRGAAPIHRAIEAGDAETGITLMQMDEGLDTGDMLTREAVPIGADDTTGTLHDTLAALGARMIVDALHELDAGRPLAATPQPEQGVTYAEKIAKDEAPLDLRRPAAALANQVRAFNPFPGATVQVGDTVIKCWNAVPLAAASSLPHPPGTVLAADAAGVLIACGEGSALQVTELQKPGGRRQPAQQFLQGLPLPPGTRCVVPGNGAAAA; from the coding sequence ATGTCCCAAGCCAGCCCCTTGCGTGTCGCCTTTGCCGGCACGCCCGAGTTTGCGCGCGTTGCGCTGGAAGCCATCCACGCCGCCGGATTTCCGCTGGTCGCGGTGCTGACCCAGCCCGACCGGCCCGCCGGCCGCGGCATGCAGCTGCAGGCCAGCCCGGTGAAGCAGTTCGCCGTCGCCCACGGCCTGGCGCCGGTGCTGCAGCCGCGTTCGCTGCGCCGCCAGGGCAAGTATCCGGAAGACGCCGCCGCGGCCATCGAAACGCTTGCCGGCATTGCGCCGGACGTGATGGTGGTGGCGGCCTATGGCCTGATCCTGCCGGCCGAGGTGCTGACGCTGCCGCGGCTGGGCTGCCTGAATATCCACGGCTCGCTGCTGCCGCGCTGGCGCGGCGCGGCGCCGATCCACCGCGCCATCGAGGCAGGCGACGCCGAGACCGGCATCACGCTGATGCAGATGGACGAAGGCCTGGACACGGGCGACATGCTCACGCGCGAAGCGGTGCCGATCGGCGCCGACGACACCACCGGCACGCTGCACGACACCCTGGCCGCGCTCGGCGCGCGCATGATCGTGGACGCGCTGCATGAACTGGACGCCGGCCGGCCGCTGGCGGCGACGCCGCAACCGGAGCAGGGCGTCACCTACGCCGAGAAGATCGCCAAGGACGAAGCGCCGCTGGACCTGCGCCGCCCGGCGGCCGCGCTGGCCAACCAGGTGCGCGCCTTCAACCCGTTCCCGGGCGCGACGGTGCAGGTGGGCGACACCGTGATCAAGTGCTGGAACGCAGTGCCGCTGGCGGCGGCCAGCAGCCTGCCGCACCCGCCCGGCACGGTGCTGGCGGCCGACGCCGCCGGCGTGCTGATCGCATGCGGCGAAGGCAGCGCGCTGCAGGTCACCGAGCTGCAGAAGCCGGGTGGCCGCCGGCAGCCGGCGCAGCAGTTCCTGCAAGGCCTGCCGCTGCCGCCGGGAACGCGCTGCGTGGTGCCTGGCAACGGCGCCGCGGCGGCGTAA
- the def gene encoding peptide deformylase, translated as MAKLDILTYPDPRLHTVAKPVAAVDDRIRQLVKDMAETMYEAPGIGLAATQVNVHEQVVVIDVSETRDQLQVFINPEVVWASDNRKVWEEGCLSVPEVYDRVERPDRVRVRALNEKGESFELDADDLLAVCIQHEIDHLRGKVFVEYLSPLKLNRIKSKLQKRERTRM; from the coding sequence ATGGCAAAACTCGACATCCTGACCTACCCCGATCCCCGCCTGCACACCGTCGCCAAACCCGTGGCCGCGGTGGACGACCGCATCCGCCAGCTGGTCAAGGACATGGCGGAAACCATGTACGAAGCGCCCGGCATCGGCCTGGCCGCGACCCAGGTCAACGTGCACGAGCAAGTGGTGGTGATCGACGTCTCGGAAACGCGCGACCAGCTCCAGGTCTTCATCAACCCGGAGGTCGTCTGGGCCAGCGACAACCGCAAGGTGTGGGAAGAGGGCTGCCTGTCGGTGCCCGAGGTCTATGACCGCGTCGAGCGCCCCGACCGCGTGCGCGTGCGCGCGCTCAACGAAAAGGGCGAAAGCTTCGAGCTCGATGCCGACGACCTGCTGGCGGTCTGCATCCAGCATGAGATCGACCATCTGCGCGGCAAGGTCTTTGTCGAGTACCTGTCGCCGCTCAAGCTCAACCGCATCAAGAGCAAGCTGCAGAAGCGCGAACGCACCCGCATGTAA
- a CDS encoding LysM peptidoglycan-binding domain-containing protein, with protein sequence MRDLTKEHQAASGRRLHAFIPRFANSLLSAAAFTAAAALPAVAADLTITPAQQAEAQRTARHGIPVADLAANAPSQYTVRGGDTLWGISGRFLRQPWRWPELWGMNRQQIRNPHLIYPGQILYLIQRDGRAWLSTAPGGGDTVRLSPQMRSGATDSAAILSIPAADIEPFLIRPLVVDQNTLDTSARIVAVSESRVILGRDDTGYARGIPADAPPGSDWQAYRPLTPVRDPVTQAVLGYEAEYEGNVRLARGAQGPDAVSTMQVTQARQEMGVGTLLMPQPAREALRYVPHAPDAQLDGRVAKVYGGVEFGGARQVVVLNLGSQAGVEPGHVLALSRTGETVADKTDSNRAIRLPDERYGLAFVFRVFPGVSYALVTDASNVIAVGDRATSPR encoded by the coding sequence ATGCGCGATCTTACCAAAGAACACCAGGCGGCGTCGGGCCGCAGGCTGCACGCGTTCATCCCCAGATTTGCCAATTCGTTATTGAGTGCCGCGGCCTTCACCGCCGCGGCCGCGCTGCCGGCCGTGGCGGCGGACCTGACGATTACGCCGGCGCAGCAGGCCGAAGCCCAGCGCACCGCCCGGCACGGCATTCCCGTGGCCGACCTTGCCGCCAACGCGCCATCGCAATATACGGTGCGCGGCGGCGACACGCTGTGGGGCATCTCGGGCCGCTTCCTGCGCCAGCCGTGGCGCTGGCCCGAGCTGTGGGGCATGAACCGGCAGCAGATCCGCAATCCGCACCTGATCTACCCGGGGCAGATCCTGTATCTGATCCAGCGCGACGGGCGTGCCTGGCTGTCGACCGCGCCGGGCGGCGGCGACACCGTGCGGCTGTCGCCGCAGATGCGCAGCGGCGCCACTGACAGCGCCGCCATCCTGAGCATCCCCGCCGCCGATATCGAGCCCTTCCTGATCCGGCCGCTGGTGGTCGACCAGAACACGCTGGACACCTCGGCGCGCATCGTCGCGGTGTCGGAATCGCGCGTCATCCTGGGCCGCGACGACACCGGCTACGCGCGCGGCATTCCCGCTGACGCTCCACCGGGCAGCGACTGGCAGGCCTACCGCCCGCTCACGCCGGTGCGCGATCCGGTGACGCAGGCCGTGCTCGGCTACGAGGCCGAATATGAAGGCAATGTGCGCCTGGCACGCGGTGCGCAGGGCCCGGACGCGGTCTCGACCATGCAGGTCACGCAGGCCAGGCAGGAAATGGGCGTCGGCACGCTGCTGATGCCGCAGCCCGCGCGCGAAGCCTTGCGCTACGTGCCGCACGCGCCCGATGCGCAGCTCGACGGCCGCGTCGCCAAGGTCTATGGCGGGGTGGAGTTCGGTGGCGCCCGGCAGGTGGTGGTGCTCAACCTCGGCAGCCAGGCCGGGGTGGAGCCGGGCCACGTGCTGGCCCTGTCGCGCACCGGCGAAACCGTGGCCGACAAGACCGACAGCAACCGCGCCATCCGGCTGCCGGACGAGCGCTACGGGCTGGCCTTTGTCTTCCGCGTGTTTCCCGGCGTGTCGTATGCGCTGGTCACCGACGCTTCCAACGTGATCGCGGTCGGCGACCGGGCCACCTCGCCGCGCTGA
- the dprA gene encoding DNA-processing protein DprA: protein MVTSPAAPACAARPGHAGVGGPAAIRNADDLKAWLQLACAPGVGPVAVRLLLAAFGMPQQVLAQSVTALSAVVPVKLARAVLAKPGAGLPALVERTLAWLGTPGNHLLTLADDAYPARLFDLHDPPPLLYIKGDPALLARPAVAIVGARKATEQGKRDAQAFGRELSESGLTVISGLALGIDAAAHAGGLLGCGGTIAVTGTGADRVYPPDNLGLAHEVAGRGAVVTEFPLGMQGMPANFPRRNRIIAALAHGVLVVEAAARSGSLITARLAAELGREVFAVPGSIHAPLSQGCHLLIRQGAKLVERTEDVLEEINLGPAAPGIGRPTLPGPASPPPSDQSEFADPADPLLAALGYDPVTLDALCERSGQSPDAAAARLLQLELAGHAERLPGNLFRRLA, encoded by the coding sequence TTGGTGACGTCCCCGGCGGCGCCCGCCTGCGCCGCGCGTCCTGGCCATGCCGGCGTCGGCGGGCCAGCCGCCATCCGCAATGCCGACGACCTCAAGGCATGGCTGCAGCTGGCCTGCGCCCCCGGCGTCGGCCCGGTCGCGGTGCGCCTGCTGCTGGCGGCATTCGGGATGCCGCAGCAGGTGCTGGCGCAGAGCGTGACGGCGCTGTCCGCCGTGGTCCCGGTCAAGCTGGCCCGCGCGGTGCTGGCTAAGCCTGGTGCCGGGCTGCCGGCGCTGGTCGAGCGCACGCTGGCGTGGCTCGGCACACCCGGCAACCACCTGCTCACGCTGGCCGACGACGCCTACCCTGCCCGCCTGTTCGACCTGCACGATCCGCCGCCGCTGCTATATATCAAAGGCGATCCCGCGCTGCTGGCCCGCCCGGCGGTGGCCATCGTCGGCGCGCGCAAGGCCACCGAGCAGGGCAAGCGCGATGCGCAGGCTTTCGGGCGCGAGCTGTCCGAGTCGGGCCTGACGGTGATCTCCGGCCTGGCGCTGGGGATCGACGCCGCAGCGCATGCCGGCGGGCTGCTTGGCTGCGGCGGCACCATCGCGGTCACGGGTACGGGGGCCGACCGGGTCTATCCGCCCGACAACCTTGGCCTGGCCCATGAGGTCGCCGGGCGCGGCGCGGTGGTCACCGAATTTCCGCTCGGCATGCAGGGCATGCCGGCCAACTTCCCGCGCCGCAACCGCATCATCGCGGCGCTCGCGCATGGGGTGCTGGTGGTCGAGGCCGCGGCGCGCTCGGGCTCGCTCATCACCGCGCGGCTGGCCGCGGAACTCGGGCGCGAGGTGTTCGCGGTGCCGGGGTCGATCCACGCGCCGCTGTCACAGGGTTGCCACCTGCTGATCCGCCAGGGCGCCAAGCTGGTGGAGCGCACCGAGGACGTGCTCGAAGAAATCAACCTGGGGCCGGCGGCGCCGGGCATTGGCCGGCCGACGCTGCCCGGGCCGGCTTCACCGCCACCTTCGGACCAGTCTGAATTTGCCGACCCCGCCGACCCGCTGCTGGCCGCCCTCGGCTACGATCCGGTTACGCTGGATGCGCTGTGCGAGCGCAGCGGCCAGTCACCGGACGCCGCCGCGGCACGCCTGCTGCAACTGGAACTGGCCGGGCATGCCGAGCGTCTACCGGGAAACCTGTTCCGACGCCTTGCTTGA
- a CDS encoding thioredoxin family protein, protein MTVYFPERDASAIAKCLAARPQARLVACLCAQWCGTCRDYLVALTALAARHPDDCFVWIDIETHADALGDIDIENFPTVLVQPAAGGTPQFYGTLLPHIEVLERMLTRGAAMPAPAEAVPQVLDWLLGGGRGGG, encoded by the coding sequence ATGACAGTTTACTTTCCTGAACGTGATGCCAGCGCCATTGCCAAGTGCCTGGCGGCACGGCCGCAGGCCCGCCTGGTGGCCTGCCTGTGCGCGCAGTGGTGCGGCACGTGCAGGGATTACCTGGTGGCGCTGACGGCGCTGGCCGCGCGCCACCCTGATGATTGCTTTGTCTGGATCGATATCGAGACCCATGCGGATGCGCTGGGCGATATCGATATCGAGAATTTCCCGACGGTGCTGGTGCAGCCGGCGGCAGGCGGGACGCCGCAGTTCTATGGCACCCTGCTGCCGCATATCGAGGTGCTCGAGCGCATGCTCACCCGCGGTGCGGCGATGCCGGCGCCCGCGGAAGCTGTGCCACAGGTGCTGGACTGGTTGCTTGGCGGGGGGCGCGGCGGCGGCTAG
- a CDS encoding DNA topoisomerase III, with protein sequence MSKALIIAEKPSVAADIARALGGFTKHDEYFESDDYVLSSAVGHLVEIAAPDEYEVKRGKWSFANLPVIPPHFDLRPIAKTESRLKVLNRLIKRKDVTALINACDAGREGELIFRLIAQQAKAKQPVRRLWLQSMTPQAIRDGFAALREDEDMLPLADAARCRSEADWLVGINGTRAMTAFNSKGGGFFLTTVGRVQTPTLSIVVEREEKIKHFVPRDYWEVRAEFIAAAGLYEGRWFDPKFKKNEFDPEARESRLWSEAEAKSIVAACRDKPGIVSEESRPSTQQSPALFDLTTLQREANSRFGFSAKNTLGLAQALYEKHKVLTYPRTDARALPEDYLDTVKQTMDMLADSSPNYLPHAKKILAQGWVKPNKKIFDNSKISDHFAIIPTLQAPKNLSEPEQKLYDLVVRRFLAVFFPAAEFQVTTRITEVAGHHFKTEGKVLVNPGWLVIYGREAQGDKDAANLVPVARDEKVKTDKVEGVGLTTKPPARYNEATLLSAMEGAGKLVDDDALREAMAGKGLGTPATRAAIIEGLLTEKYLVREGRELIPTAKAFQLMTLLRGLGVQELTQAELTGEWEHKLSQIERGRLKRDEFMREIAQMTQQIVKRAKEYDSDTIPGDYATLDTPCPQCGGQVKENYRRFACTACEFSISKIPGGRQFEIDEVEELLLKKEIGPLQGFRSKMGRPFAAILKLGKDDEGHYKMEFDFGQNDDDNDGEPVDFSGQQPVGTCPKCGGSVFEHGMKYVCENSTISPKSCDFTTGKIILQQEISREQIGKLLNEGKTDLLTGFKSSRTGRNFKAFLVKQPDGKIGFEFEVREPKAGAKTAAKAPARAASRGTAEAEAAPVTKTAAKTATKTAAKTAAAKAPAKKAAAKKAPAKTAAAKKTRAAAAGE encoded by the coding sequence ATGTCAAAAGCCCTCATCATCGCGGAAAAACCGTCGGTCGCGGCGGATATCGCCCGTGCCCTCGGGGGGTTTACCAAGCACGACGAGTATTTCGAGAGCGATGACTACGTGCTGTCCTCCGCCGTCGGCCACCTGGTCGAGATCGCCGCGCCGGACGAATACGAGGTCAAGCGCGGCAAGTGGAGCTTCGCCAACCTGCCGGTGATCCCGCCGCATTTCGACCTGCGCCCGATCGCCAAGACCGAGTCGCGCCTGAAGGTGCTGAACCGGCTGATCAAGCGCAAGGACGTCACCGCGCTGATCAACGCCTGCGACGCGGGGCGCGAAGGGGAACTGATTTTCCGCCTGATCGCGCAGCAGGCCAAGGCCAAGCAGCCGGTGCGCCGGCTGTGGCTGCAATCGATGACGCCGCAGGCGATCCGCGACGGCTTTGCCGCCCTGCGCGAAGACGAAGACATGCTGCCGCTGGCCGATGCCGCGCGCTGCCGCTCCGAGGCCGACTGGCTGGTCGGCATCAACGGCACCCGCGCCATGACCGCCTTCAACAGCAAGGGCGGCGGCTTCTTCCTGACCACCGTGGGCCGCGTGCAGACGCCGACGCTGTCGATCGTGGTGGAGCGCGAAGAGAAGATCAAGCACTTCGTGCCGCGCGACTACTGGGAAGTGCGCGCCGAGTTCATCGCCGCCGCCGGCCTGTACGAAGGCCGCTGGTTCGATCCCAAGTTCAAGAAAAACGAGTTCGACCCCGAGGCGCGCGAGTCGCGCCTGTGGAGCGAGGCCGAGGCCAAGAGCATCGTCGCCGCGTGCCGCGACAAGCCCGGCATCGTTTCCGAGGAATCCAGGCCGTCGACGCAGCAGTCGCCGGCGCTGTTCGACCTGACCACGCTGCAGCGCGAGGCCAACTCGCGCTTCGGCTTCTCGGCCAAGAACACGCTGGGCCTGGCGCAGGCGCTGTATGAAAAGCACAAGGTCCTGACCTACCCGCGTACCGACGCGCGCGCGCTGCCCGAGGACTACCTGGACACGGTCAAGCAGACCATGGACATGCTCGCCGACAGCTCGCCCAACTACCTGCCGCACGCGAAGAAAATCCTGGCGCAGGGCTGGGTCAAGCCGAACAAGAAGATCTTCGACAACAGCAAGATCAGCGACCACTTCGCCATTATCCCGACGCTGCAGGCGCCCAAGAACCTGTCGGAGCCGGAGCAGAAGCTGTACGACCTGGTGGTGCGCCGCTTCCTGGCGGTGTTCTTCCCCGCGGCCGAGTTCCAGGTCACCACCCGCATCACGGAAGTCGCCGGCCACCACTTCAAGACCGAAGGCAAGGTGCTGGTCAACCCGGGCTGGCTGGTGATCTACGGCCGCGAAGCGCAGGGTGACAAGGATGCCGCCAACCTGGTGCCGGTGGCCAGGGACGAGAAAGTCAAGACCGACAAGGTCGAGGGCGTCGGCCTGACCACCAAGCCGCCCGCGCGCTACAACGAAGCCACGCTGCTGTCGGCGATGGAAGGCGCCGGCAAGCTGGTCGACGACGACGCGCTGCGCGAGGCCATGGCCGGCAAGGGCCTGGGCACGCCGGCCACGCGCGCCGCCATCATCGAAGGCTTGCTGACCGAGAAATACCTGGTGCGCGAAGGCCGCGAGCTGATCCCCACCGCCAAGGCGTTCCAGCTGATGACGCTGCTGCGCGGCCTGGGCGTGCAGGAACTGACGCAGGCGGAACTGACCGGCGAGTGGGAGCACAAGCTTTCGCAGATCGAGCGCGGCCGCCTCAAGCGCGACGAGTTCATGCGCGAGATCGCGCAGATGACGCAGCAGATCGTCAAGCGCGCCAAGGAATACGACAGCGACACCATCCCCGGCGACTACGCCACGCTGGACACCCCCTGCCCGCAGTGCGGCGGCCAGGTCAAGGAGAACTACCGCCGCTTTGCCTGCACCGCGTGCGAGTTCTCGATCAGCAAGATCCCGGGCGGCCGCCAGTTCGAGATCGACGAAGTCGAGGAACTGCTGCTGAAGAAAGAGATCGGTCCGCTGCAGGGTTTCCGCAGCAAGATGGGCCGCCCGTTCGCCGCCATCCTCAAGCTGGGCAAGGACGACGAAGGCCATTACAAGATGGAATTCGACTTCGGCCAGAACGATGACGACAACGACGGCGAGCCGGTCGACTTCAGCGGCCAGCAGCCGGTGGGCACCTGCCCGAAGTGCGGCGGCTCGGTGTTCGAGCACGGCATGAAGTACGTCTGCGAGAACAGCACGATCAGCCCCAAGAGCTGCGACTTCACCACCGGCAAGATCATCCTGCAGCAGGAAATCAGCCGCGAGCAGATCGGCAAGCTGCTCAACGAAGGCAAGACCGACCTGCTAACCGGCTTCAAGTCGTCGCGCACGGGCCGCAACTTCAAGGCCTTCCTGGTCAAGCAGCCGGACGGCAAGATCGGCTTCGAGTTCGAGGTGCGCGAGCCCAAGGCCGGCGCCAAGACGGCCGCCAAGGCTCCGGCCAGGGCGGCATCGCGCGGCACGGCGGAAGCCGAAGCGGCGCCCGTGACCAAGACCGCCGCCAAGACTGCCACCAAGACTGCGGCCAAGACCGCCGCTGCCAAGGCGCCGGCGAAGAAGGCCGCGGCGAAGAAGGCACCCGCCAAGACCGCGGCGGCAAAGAAGACGCGCGCGGCAGCCGCCGGCGAGTAA
- a CDS encoding LysR family transcriptional regulator, producing the protein MDRLQSMRVFSKVVELGSFARAAQQLEMSNAVVTRYVADLESHLGTRLLNRTTRSLSLTDAGETYLQRCQQILEDVEEAESVVTARSQSLSGTLRLVTPVMFGLHLLPELLSRFQQLYPDVVFDVILSDRNVDIVEEGRDVAVMLSDLGLGSHLVARPLLSAEVILCASPGYVAAHAPIRHAHELSHHRCIAMRLPSAEHEWTLLGPEGEVTVPIRPGLLCSNAELAHQAALADMGVAMLSSYLARPNIESGRLVHVLPQYQLPRRDVSVVYPSRKFLPTKVRAFIDFLLEEGQVRGKEVQPPVSLGTHAMRT; encoded by the coding sequence ATGGATCGCCTGCAGTCGATGCGTGTGTTTTCCAAAGTGGTGGAACTCGGCAGCTTCGCGCGTGCAGCGCAGCAGCTGGAAATGTCCAACGCTGTGGTCACGCGCTACGTGGCCGACCTGGAAAGCCACCTCGGCACGCGCCTGCTCAACCGGACCACGCGCAGCCTGTCGCTGACCGATGCCGGCGAGACCTATCTGCAGCGCTGCCAGCAGATCCTCGAAGACGTGGAGGAAGCCGAAAGCGTGGTCACGGCGCGCAGCCAGTCGCTGTCCGGCACGCTGCGCCTGGTGACGCCGGTGATGTTCGGCCTGCACCTGCTGCCCGAGCTGCTGTCGCGCTTCCAGCAGCTTTACCCGGACGTGGTGTTCGACGTGATCCTGTCGGACCGCAATGTCGATATCGTCGAAGAAGGCCGCGACGTCGCCGTGATGCTGTCCGACCTGGGACTGGGGTCGCATCTGGTGGCGCGCCCGCTGCTGTCGGCCGAGGTGATCCTGTGCGCCTCGCCCGGCTATGTCGCCGCGCATGCCCCGATCCGCCATGCCCATGAGCTGAGCCACCATCGCTGCATCGCCATGCGCCTGCCCAGCGCCGAGCACGAATGGACGCTGCTGGGGCCCGAAGGCGAGGTGACGGTGCCGATCCGCCCGGGGCTGCTGTGCAGCAACGCCGAGCTGGCGCACCAGGCCGCGCTGGCCGACATGGGCGTGGCCATGCTGTCGTCTTACCTGGCGCGGCCCAATATCGAATCGGGCCGGCTGGTGCACGTGCTGCCGCAGTACCAGTTGCCCCGGCGCGATGTCAGCGTGGTCTATCCCAGCCGCAAGTTTCTGCCCACCAAGGTGCGCGCCTTTATCGACTTCCTGCTGGAAGAAGGGCAGGTGCGAGGCAAGGAAGTGCAGCCCCCCGTCAGCCTGGGCACCCACGCCATGCGCACCTGA
- a CDS encoding YbdD/YjiX family protein, whose translation MLEQLGTMGRYLGQSLRLMVGLPDYQTYVAHMESTHPDRAPMSYEEFFRERQEARYGGGQGKCC comes from the coding sequence ATGCTGGAACAACTAGGCACCATGGGGCGTTACCTCGGGCAGTCGCTGCGGCTGATGGTCGGGCTGCCCGACTACCAGACCTATGTGGCGCACATGGAAAGCACGCACCCCGACCGCGCGCCGATGAGCTACGAAGAGTTCTTCCGCGAGCGCCAGGAAGCGCGCTACGGCGGCGGGCAGGGCAAGTGCTGCTAG